In Procambarus clarkii isolate CNS0578487 chromosome 6, FALCON_Pclarkii_2.0, whole genome shotgun sequence, one DNA window encodes the following:
- the LOC123753981 gene encoding general transcriptional corepressor trfA isoform X1 yields the protein MMTRKRTAGRGTETVLSGDNCNSRGHHNTADSVLYSEQDNSSPMVSDGLSPVLKRKSHLSRALRTLSNTPLSKVMTEPVLCHSSAASPIIGRRKLPAHTDNVTNITQKLSSLVSMDCNKENEKVFNVNSNKRRALLFPFGKSNNTENARNEGNSPQVQYDTVPKKINTKENIVSDKENIFSPKESRRPIRKSNRINNTKENIVSDKENILSPKESRLPIRKSKRIKKVSGSVVQLMQSGRKTKIARKNLLEGEVEHLDKDASTPIDIAESKRGKSEPEDDILQENQEQKAARTRKRMTPEKSTNPIAKRVNIVSAKKDENGKKTVSVQQRVENSSAERRSSTSPVNNKNASILTERVMNRPIRNQKASPQPKVQEEKSKEPTTKKKEINTLHLALQKSTRASTNKSASRKVTANIVTTKSQSSKQKFIKPVATKCSAQSSKSAVSPKLSQTSSKTPLNMRVPPTSKAAVTPPVAQSSDKSLHKKVILGKQKQKLPVWAEAKCSTKTPGKRKSLRVLNKDVFEFMYDVSEEEVKKRRVVKPRKKQVNKKPKPRTKLTLLTTDPNWEIQFPSDILKSVNTSTARKEPLFSTISKDCNVRSYSDPSGNNVSCNNMSDDSTRDSVSCNNRSDSTRDSVSCNNRSDSTRDSVSCNDRNDDSARGSVSCNDRNDDSARGSVFSEDNCESVVSEDNCDDFYSHDTDNVTEEFEFETASSFVASNQVTSKAVPMTSVSVFPTPVISKHISKYIGGSSTPRAENVLSLTSSVESTDEQNPKTLKEDIAVCFGFENEEEEVEESSLNLSPVRRSGMQSCLEITGTSDVVDLENHPPNQPSRFSWGSLQPGRQSNVTATNSSSVLVHGRSDFQSSLSSTMQSDKSVSKSTVGKSDKRKNLKENNSGQVEIRKSNRSKQCVQPAICENEDSDAEDANASVFFDEVTDQHIKSQLNNPAHRDDNTNMPTNFLVKNTEHVSPEKSFSEPPRKSYDRSILEEIRRKFISEHAGASMSESEEDVELKQTSKRKKKKTLKSNITLKKKKKKKKKDAADLSLTMDDSSFSEKKNISKKEQALDEWALSINSQFNEVESCDLIID from the exons ATGATGACCAGGAAGCGTACAGCCGGCAGAG GAACTGAAACAGTTCTCTCTGGTGACAACTGTAATTCAAGGGGTCATCATAACACTGCAGACTCAGTCCTCTACTCTGAGCAGGATAATTCTTCACCAATGGTGTCAGATGGACTATCTCCGGTGTTGAAAAGAAAGTCACATTTATCTCGTGCTTTGAGGACACTGTCAAACACCCCTTTATCAAAAGTAATGACAGAACCTGTTTTATGTCATAGCAGCGCAGCTTCTCCAATAATAGGACGCAGGAAGTTACCAGCACATACTGATAATGTGACAAATATTACTCAAAAGCTATCGAGTCTTGTAAGTATGGACTGTAACAAAGAAAATGAAAAAGTGTTTAATGTGAACTCTAATAAACGTCGGGCTTTACTTTTTCCATTCGGAAAGAGTAATAATACTGAAAATGCAAGAAATGAAGGAAACAGTCCACAAGTTCAGTATGACACAGTTCCTAAGAAAATTAATACAAAGGAAAATATAGTTTCTGATAAGGAAAATATTTTTTCCCCAAAGGAAAGTAGACGTCCCATAAGGAAATCAAACCGTATTAATAATACAAAGGAAAATATAGTTTCTGATAAGGAAAATATTTTGTCCCCAAAGGAAAGTAGACTTCCCATAAGGAAATCAAAACGTATTAAGAAAGTAAGTGGTTCAGTTGTGCAGCTTATGCAGTCAGGTAGAAAAACTAAAATTGCTAGAAAGAATCTATTAGAGGGAGAAGTTGAACATTTGGACAAAGATGCCTCCACCCCGATAGATATAGCAGAAAGCAAGAGGGGTAAGTCAGAGCCTGAAGATGATATATTacaagaaaatcaggaacaaaaaGCTGCCAGGACAAGAAAAAGAATGACTCCTGAAAAAAGTACTAATCCTATTGCAAAAAGAGTAAATATTGTGTCTGCAAAGAAAGATGAAAATGGTAAAAAGACAGTGTCTGTGCAGCAGAGGGTGGAAAACAGTTCTGCAGAGAGGAGGAGTTCTACAAGCCCAGTGAATAATAAGAATGCCAGTATATTAACAGAAAGAGTAATGAATAGGCCTATTAGAAATCAGAAGGCATCTCCACAACCTAAAGTACAGGAAGAAAAAAGTAAAGAGCCGACAACAAAGAAAAAAGAAATAAATACTTTGCATCTTGCATTGcagaagagcactagagcaagtacaAACAAAAGTGCATCTAGAAAGGTAACTGCAAATATTGTTACTACTAAAAGTCAGTCTTCAAAACAAAAGTTTATAAAACCTGTAGCTACAAAATGCTCGGCACAGTCATCAAAATCTGCAGTTAGTCCGAAACTGTCGCAAACTTCATCAAAGACTCCACTTAATATGCGAGTTCCACCAACTTCAAAGGCTGCAGTCACTCCACCAGTTGCACAATCTTCAGATAAATCTCTACATAAGAAGGTAATACTTGGTAAACAAAAGCAAAAATTGCCAGTTTGGGCTGAAGCAAAGTGCTCTACAAAAACTCCGGGAAAGAGAAAATCTCTCAGAGTTCTGAATAAGGATGTATTTGAATTTATGTATGATGTATCTGAAGAGGAAGTAAAGAAAAGGAGAGTTGTAAAGCCAAGAAAAAAGCAGGTGAATAAAAAACCTAAGCCAAGGACTAAACTGACACTTCTTACAACTGATCCAAATTGGGAGATTCAATTTCCCTCAGACATTCTGAAATCTGTTAATACCTCCACTGCCAGAAAAGAGCCTCTCTTTTCTACAATATCCAAAGACTGTAATGTCAGGAGTTATAGTGATCCATCAGGAAACAATGTTAGCTGTAATAACATGAGTGATGATTCAACTAGAGACAGTGTTAGTTGTAATAACAGGAGTGATTCAACTAGAGACAGTGTTAGCTGTAATAACAGGAGTGATTCAACTAGAGACAGTGTTAGCTGTAATGACAGGAATGATGACTCAGCCAGAGGCAGTGTTAGCTGTAATGACAGGAATGATGACTCAGCCAGAGGCAGTGTTTTCTCAGAGGACAACTGTGAGAGTGTTGTCTCGGAAGACAATTGTGACGACTTCTATAGTCATGATACTGATAATGTTACTgaagaatttgaatttgaaacagctAGTTCATTTGTTGCCTCAAACCAAGTAACATCAAAAGCAGTTCCAATGACCTCAGTCAGTGTATTTCCTACTCCTGTAATTTCAAAGCACATTTCTAAATACATTGGAGGATCATCCACTCCAAGAGCTGAAAATGTGTTGTCTTTGACTTCTAGTGTTGAGTCAACTGATGAGCAAAACCCAAAGACATTAAAGGAGGATATTGCAGTCTGTTTTGGCTTTGAGAATGAAGAGGAGGAGGTAGAAGAGAGCAGCCTTAACTTGTCTCCAGTGAGGAGGTCAGGAATGCAGTCCTGTCTAGAAATAACTGGAACATCAGATGTTGTTGACTTGGAGAATCACCCACCAAATCAACCCTCACGTTTCTCTTGGGGTTCACTTCAGCCTGGAAGACAAAGTAATGTAACTGCTACTAATTCGTCGAGTGTTTTGGTTCATGGCCGCAGTGACTTTCAATCAAGTTTGTCAAGCACAATGCAGTCAGATAAATCTGTCTCAAAAAGCACCGTAGGAAAAAGTGATAAAAGAAAGAATTTGAAAGAAAATAATTCTGGTCAAGTGGAAATTAGAAAAAGCAATAGAAGTAAACAGTGTGTTCAACCTGCCATTTGTGAGAATGAGGATTCTGATGCTGAGGATGCTAATGCATCAGTATTCTTTGATGAAGTCACAGACCAACATATAAAAAGTCAACTAAATAATCCAGCTCACAGAGACGACAACACAAATATGCCTACTAATTTTCTGGTCAAGAATACTGAGCATGTCTCTCCTGAAAAATCTTTTTCTGAG CCACCAAGGAAATCCTATGACCGTAGTATCTTGGAAGAAATTCGACGGAAATTTATTTCTGAACACGCGGGTGCCTCCATGTCTGAAAGTGAAGAA GATGTTGAATTAAAGCAGACAAGcaagagaaagaagaagaagacgtTAAAGTCTAATATTACTCtcaaaaagaagaagaagaagaagaagaaagatgcTGCAGACTTAAGCCTGACAATGGATGACTCCTCTTTctcagaaaaaaaaaatatttccaaAAAA GAGCAAGCATTGGATGAGTGGGCTCTTAGCATCAACAGCCAGTTCAATGAAGTGGAGAGCTGTGACCTGATCATTGATTAA
- the LOC123753981 gene encoding serine-rich adhesin for platelets isoform X2 yields MVSDGLSPVLKRKSHLSRALRTLSNTPLSKVMTEPVLCHSSAASPIIGRRKLPAHTDNVTNITQKLSSLVSMDCNKENEKVFNVNSNKRRALLFPFGKSNNTENARNEGNSPQVQYDTVPKKINTKENIVSDKENIFSPKESRRPIRKSNRINNTKENIVSDKENILSPKESRLPIRKSKRIKKVSGSVVQLMQSGRKTKIARKNLLEGEVEHLDKDASTPIDIAESKRGKSEPEDDILQENQEQKAARTRKRMTPEKSTNPIAKRVNIVSAKKDENGKKTVSVQQRVENSSAERRSSTSPVNNKNASILTERVMNRPIRNQKASPQPKVQEEKSKEPTTKKKEINTLHLALQKSTRASTNKSASRKVTANIVTTKSQSSKQKFIKPVATKCSAQSSKSAVSPKLSQTSSKTPLNMRVPPTSKAAVTPPVAQSSDKSLHKKVILGKQKQKLPVWAEAKCSTKTPGKRKSLRVLNKDVFEFMYDVSEEEVKKRRVVKPRKKQVNKKPKPRTKLTLLTTDPNWEIQFPSDILKSVNTSTARKEPLFSTISKDCNVRSYSDPSGNNVSCNNMSDDSTRDSVSCNNRSDSTRDSVSCNNRSDSTRDSVSCNDRNDDSARGSVSCNDRNDDSARGSVFSEDNCESVVSEDNCDDFYSHDTDNVTEEFEFETASSFVASNQVTSKAVPMTSVSVFPTPVISKHISKYIGGSSTPRAENVLSLTSSVESTDEQNPKTLKEDIAVCFGFENEEEEVEESSLNLSPVRRSGMQSCLEITGTSDVVDLENHPPNQPSRFSWGSLQPGRQSNVTATNSSSVLVHGRSDFQSSLSSTMQSDKSVSKSTVGKSDKRKNLKENNSGQVEIRKSNRSKQCVQPAICENEDSDAEDANASVFFDEVTDQHIKSQLNNPAHRDDNTNMPTNFLVKNTEHVSPEKSFSEPPRKSYDRSILEEIRRKFISEHAGASMSESEEDVELKQTSKRKKKKTLKSNITLKKKKKKKKKDAADLSLTMDDSSFSEKKNISKKEQALDEWALSINSQFNEVESCDLIID; encoded by the exons ATGGTGTCAGATGGACTATCTCCGGTGTTGAAAAGAAAGTCACATTTATCTCGTGCTTTGAGGACACTGTCAAACACCCCTTTATCAAAAGTAATGACAGAACCTGTTTTATGTCATAGCAGCGCAGCTTCTCCAATAATAGGACGCAGGAAGTTACCAGCACATACTGATAATGTGACAAATATTACTCAAAAGCTATCGAGTCTTGTAAGTATGGACTGTAACAAAGAAAATGAAAAAGTGTTTAATGTGAACTCTAATAAACGTCGGGCTTTACTTTTTCCATTCGGAAAGAGTAATAATACTGAAAATGCAAGAAATGAAGGAAACAGTCCACAAGTTCAGTATGACACAGTTCCTAAGAAAATTAATACAAAGGAAAATATAGTTTCTGATAAGGAAAATATTTTTTCCCCAAAGGAAAGTAGACGTCCCATAAGGAAATCAAACCGTATTAATAATACAAAGGAAAATATAGTTTCTGATAAGGAAAATATTTTGTCCCCAAAGGAAAGTAGACTTCCCATAAGGAAATCAAAACGTATTAAGAAAGTAAGTGGTTCAGTTGTGCAGCTTATGCAGTCAGGTAGAAAAACTAAAATTGCTAGAAAGAATCTATTAGAGGGAGAAGTTGAACATTTGGACAAAGATGCCTCCACCCCGATAGATATAGCAGAAAGCAAGAGGGGTAAGTCAGAGCCTGAAGATGATATATTacaagaaaatcaggaacaaaaaGCTGCCAGGACAAGAAAAAGAATGACTCCTGAAAAAAGTACTAATCCTATTGCAAAAAGAGTAAATATTGTGTCTGCAAAGAAAGATGAAAATGGTAAAAAGACAGTGTCTGTGCAGCAGAGGGTGGAAAACAGTTCTGCAGAGAGGAGGAGTTCTACAAGCCCAGTGAATAATAAGAATGCCAGTATATTAACAGAAAGAGTAATGAATAGGCCTATTAGAAATCAGAAGGCATCTCCACAACCTAAAGTACAGGAAGAAAAAAGTAAAGAGCCGACAACAAAGAAAAAAGAAATAAATACTTTGCATCTTGCATTGcagaagagcactagagcaagtacaAACAAAAGTGCATCTAGAAAGGTAACTGCAAATATTGTTACTACTAAAAGTCAGTCTTCAAAACAAAAGTTTATAAAACCTGTAGCTACAAAATGCTCGGCACAGTCATCAAAATCTGCAGTTAGTCCGAAACTGTCGCAAACTTCATCAAAGACTCCACTTAATATGCGAGTTCCACCAACTTCAAAGGCTGCAGTCACTCCACCAGTTGCACAATCTTCAGATAAATCTCTACATAAGAAGGTAATACTTGGTAAACAAAAGCAAAAATTGCCAGTTTGGGCTGAAGCAAAGTGCTCTACAAAAACTCCGGGAAAGAGAAAATCTCTCAGAGTTCTGAATAAGGATGTATTTGAATTTATGTATGATGTATCTGAAGAGGAAGTAAAGAAAAGGAGAGTTGTAAAGCCAAGAAAAAAGCAGGTGAATAAAAAACCTAAGCCAAGGACTAAACTGACACTTCTTACAACTGATCCAAATTGGGAGATTCAATTTCCCTCAGACATTCTGAAATCTGTTAATACCTCCACTGCCAGAAAAGAGCCTCTCTTTTCTACAATATCCAAAGACTGTAATGTCAGGAGTTATAGTGATCCATCAGGAAACAATGTTAGCTGTAATAACATGAGTGATGATTCAACTAGAGACAGTGTTAGTTGTAATAACAGGAGTGATTCAACTAGAGACAGTGTTAGCTGTAATAACAGGAGTGATTCAACTAGAGACAGTGTTAGCTGTAATGACAGGAATGATGACTCAGCCAGAGGCAGTGTTAGCTGTAATGACAGGAATGATGACTCAGCCAGAGGCAGTGTTTTCTCAGAGGACAACTGTGAGAGTGTTGTCTCGGAAGACAATTGTGACGACTTCTATAGTCATGATACTGATAATGTTACTgaagaatttgaatttgaaacagctAGTTCATTTGTTGCCTCAAACCAAGTAACATCAAAAGCAGTTCCAATGACCTCAGTCAGTGTATTTCCTACTCCTGTAATTTCAAAGCACATTTCTAAATACATTGGAGGATCATCCACTCCAAGAGCTGAAAATGTGTTGTCTTTGACTTCTAGTGTTGAGTCAACTGATGAGCAAAACCCAAAGACATTAAAGGAGGATATTGCAGTCTGTTTTGGCTTTGAGAATGAAGAGGAGGAGGTAGAAGAGAGCAGCCTTAACTTGTCTCCAGTGAGGAGGTCAGGAATGCAGTCCTGTCTAGAAATAACTGGAACATCAGATGTTGTTGACTTGGAGAATCACCCACCAAATCAACCCTCACGTTTCTCTTGGGGTTCACTTCAGCCTGGAAGACAAAGTAATGTAACTGCTACTAATTCGTCGAGTGTTTTGGTTCATGGCCGCAGTGACTTTCAATCAAGTTTGTCAAGCACAATGCAGTCAGATAAATCTGTCTCAAAAAGCACCGTAGGAAAAAGTGATAAAAGAAAGAATTTGAAAGAAAATAATTCTGGTCAAGTGGAAATTAGAAAAAGCAATAGAAGTAAACAGTGTGTTCAACCTGCCATTTGTGAGAATGAGGATTCTGATGCTGAGGATGCTAATGCATCAGTATTCTTTGATGAAGTCACAGACCAACATATAAAAAGTCAACTAAATAATCCAGCTCACAGAGACGACAACACAAATATGCCTACTAATTTTCTGGTCAAGAATACTGAGCATGTCTCTCCTGAAAAATCTTTTTCTGAG CCACCAAGGAAATCCTATGACCGTAGTATCTTGGAAGAAATTCGACGGAAATTTATTTCTGAACACGCGGGTGCCTCCATGTCTGAAAGTGAAGAA GATGTTGAATTAAAGCAGACAAGcaagagaaagaagaagaagacgtTAAAGTCTAATATTACTCtcaaaaagaagaagaagaagaagaagaaagatgcTGCAGACTTAAGCCTGACAATGGATGACTCCTCTTTctcagaaaaaaaaaatatttccaaAAAA GAGCAAGCATTGGATGAGTGGGCTCTTAGCATCAACAGCCAGTTCAATGAAGTGGAGAGCTGTGACCTGATCATTGATTAA